From one Alicyclobacillus acidocaldarius subsp. acidocaldarius Tc-4-1 genomic stretch:
- a CDS encoding Ig-like domain-containing protein, with protein MAKLKTWRWRRAGPENMPPRLLIMIAVMTMSFAGVAAYWVLAANGTSQVTQELDRAGYTLWGKHGTAYTVSVNNGNVNVIETGVIGMTLTLTGTPTEVLAGQSATLTGNASESTNGYELGIYDETTGQWITGGSGQSISTNVSQQTPGTHTYVLYLGTPGGAPIQSSSPVQITWEAFQVSIQASPSPANIGQTVTVSGQVTANGSGVANVPVTLQASGGNLAATNVTTNAQGQWSTTFSATTAGTYTITASVYGQSSTTTVQVQGATSVTLTATPVSNAPGNTSVTLTAQANAPLASNQTLSIVDVTTGQTIAGPSSQQTLTTTYTLAQGATNQFIAYLNTN; from the coding sequence GTGGCAAAGTTGAAAACCTGGCGCTGGAGACGAGCGGGACCCGAAAACATGCCGCCTCGCCTGTTGATCATGATCGCCGTGATGACCATGAGCTTTGCAGGTGTTGCCGCTTATTGGGTGTTGGCGGCGAATGGCACTTCCCAAGTCACGCAAGAACTAGATCGGGCAGGATATACCCTATGGGGGAAGCACGGCACGGCGTACACCGTTAGCGTGAATAATGGCAATGTGAACGTCATCGAGACCGGCGTCATAGGCATGACGCTAACGCTCACCGGAACACCGACGGAAGTGTTAGCTGGGCAATCTGCCACGTTGACAGGCAACGCAAGCGAATCCACAAACGGATACGAGTTGGGAATCTACGATGAAACGACGGGGCAATGGATAACAGGCGGCAGCGGACAGTCGATTTCGACCAATGTGAGCCAACAAACGCCGGGAACACATACCTATGTGCTCTATCTGGGTACGCCTGGAGGGGCGCCGATTCAGTCGTCGTCACCCGTCCAGATTACGTGGGAAGCCTTCCAAGTCAGTATTCAAGCGTCTCCATCACCTGCGAATATTGGCCAGACGGTCACGGTGAGCGGTCAGGTCACGGCGAATGGCAGCGGCGTGGCGAATGTTCCTGTGACGCTTCAGGCCAGTGGAGGCAATCTGGCGGCGACGAACGTCACGACCAATGCACAAGGGCAGTGGTCTACGACGTTTTCAGCAACGACAGCAGGTACATACACGATCACAGCGTCGGTCTATGGTCAAAGTTCGACCACAACAGTGCAAGTGCAAGGCGCAACGTCCGTAACTCTTACAGCGACGCCGGTTTCGAACGCGCCGGGCAACACGAGCGTGACGCTCACAGCCCAGGCGAATGCGCCGCTTGCGTCCAACCAGACCTTGTCCATTGTGGATGTCACGACAGGTCAGACGATTGCGGGGCCATCTTCGCAACAGACTTTGACGACGACGTACACCTTGGCGCAGGGCGCGACCAACCAGTTCATCGCGTATCTCAATACCAACTGA
- a CDS encoding replication-relaxation family protein, producing the protein MILEWRNSEFPPEQKLLGVVFDAGVILRSDVAFLLDWNEGLLRKYVHRVRNLHPEPLLRGGWTRNRSSYAYVLTEPGVRYVHQMLGIEGKPVTMDALWNHALGLNSILMRYVRKHGFDGVRWFNTREATDELWFLRKLATGATDADLRVTSIRPDAALRTSRGFWWIEFDNATETSRQLWRKYQMYITNLSDLDESFRHVVWVTKNETRQKSMELIWSKMQENPLCVQFFIEGQETFEE; encoded by the coding sequence TTGATTCTGGAGTGGCGAAATAGCGAGTTTCCACCGGAACAGAAGCTTTTGGGTGTAGTGTTTGATGCGGGCGTGATCCTGCGTTCGGATGTCGCATTCTTGCTGGATTGGAACGAAGGACTCCTAAGAAAATACGTACATCGAGTACGAAATCTTCATCCCGAGCCGCTCCTTCGTGGAGGATGGACGCGCAACCGCTCCTCCTATGCGTATGTGCTTACAGAACCGGGGGTGCGATACGTCCATCAGATGCTGGGTATTGAAGGGAAACCCGTAACGATGGATGCGCTGTGGAACCACGCGTTAGGACTGAATTCCATACTAATGCGCTATGTACGAAAGCACGGATTCGATGGCGTGCGATGGTTCAACACTCGTGAAGCCACGGACGAACTTTGGTTCTTACGGAAACTCGCAACTGGTGCAACAGACGCGGATTTGCGTGTTACATCGATACGCCCGGATGCTGCGCTTCGCACATCCAGGGGATTTTGGTGGATTGAATTCGACAATGCGACGGAAACGTCAAGGCAATTATGGCGTAAATACCAGATGTATATCACCAATCTTTCCGATCTGGACGAGTCCTTTCGTCATGTCGTATGGGTGACCAAGAACGAAACACGGCAAAAGAGCATGGAGTTGATCTGGTCTAAAATGCAAGAAAATCCTCTCTGTGTGCAGTTCTTTATTGAAGGACAGGAAACGTTTGAAGAGTGA